A DNA window from Halorubrum sp. DM2 contains the following coding sequences:
- a CDS encoding site-specific integrase encodes MSRDSREPSALSVREAIDRYLRRRRADSTESSVKAWKYRLKLFREWAEEAQIESVGELRGYDFDDYYEHRASQIAPVTLEGEMWTLRMFVEYLEQLDAVGDGLHESVRIPDLDPDERSSEVSLDRDPALALLNYYRNSDAERARRRHAFLELAWYTGARQGALRGLDVRDLYIRLDDDDEQSWVEFRHRPESGTPLKNKIRGERPVGIPDRVARILSEYVGQYRYDSRDDSGRQPLLASSRGRAGEATIRAWSYRATIPCLHGTCPHGKDPDTCDWVDYHEAAKCPSSRSPHQIRTGSITWQLNIGIPPEVVAERVNASVKTISDHYDWASEKERWRRYRDRMENRTEYVERLDAA; translated from the coding sequence ATGAGCCGGGATTCCCGAGAGCCGTCGGCGCTGTCGGTCCGCGAGGCGATCGACCGGTATCTCCGTCGCCGGCGCGCCGACTCGACGGAGTCGAGCGTGAAGGCGTGGAAGTACCGCCTCAAGCTCTTCCGCGAGTGGGCCGAGGAGGCTCAGATCGAGTCGGTCGGCGAGCTCCGCGGCTACGACTTCGACGACTACTACGAGCATCGGGCGAGCCAGATCGCGCCGGTCACGCTCGAAGGCGAGATGTGGACGCTCCGGATGTTCGTCGAGTACCTCGAACAGCTCGACGCCGTCGGAGATGGGCTCCACGAATCGGTGCGTATCCCCGATCTCGATCCCGACGAGCGGTCGAGCGAGGTCTCACTCGACCGGGACCCGGCGCTCGCGCTGCTGAACTACTACCGCAACTCGGACGCCGAGCGCGCCCGTCGACGCCACGCGTTCCTCGAACTCGCGTGGTACACCGGTGCCCGCCAGGGCGCGCTCCGCGGGCTCGACGTCCGCGACCTCTACATCCGCCTCGACGATGACGACGAACAGAGTTGGGTGGAGTTCAGGCACCGACCGGAATCGGGGACGCCGCTGAAGAACAAGATCCGCGGCGAGCGTCCGGTCGGAATCCCGGACCGAGTCGCGCGTATCCTCAGCGAGTACGTCGGACAGTATCGCTACGACAGCCGCGACGACAGCGGCAGACAGCCGTTGCTCGCGAGTTCGAGGGGTCGGGCCGGGGAGGCGACGATCAGAGCGTGGAGCTACCGCGCGACGATTCCGTGTCTTCACGGCACCTGCCCCCACGGAAAGGACCCGGACACCTGCGACTGGGTCGACTACCACGAGGCGGCGAAGTGTCCCTCGTCGCGGTCGCCACATCAGATCCGGACGGGCTCGATCACTTGGCAGTTGAACATCGGGATCCCGCCGGAGGTCGTCGCCGAGCGCGTCAACGCGTCGGTGAAGACGATCTCGGATCACTACGACTGGGCGTCTGAGAAGGAGCGGTGGCGACGCTACCGCGATCGGATGGAGAATCGAACAGAGTACGTTGAACGACTTGACGCGGCATGA
- a CDS encoding helix-turn-helix transcriptional regulator codes for MRSVVDGDGRDTGEPSGLADLTAFQRDILRFLDREDHRKGTAIRSGLETYYGVDVNHGRLYPSLDQLVEKGFVAKSQRNRRTNDYALTDAARDALADYDAWADGDEEGDT; via the coding sequence ATGCGTAGCGTCGTCGACGGCGACGGGCGCGACACCGGCGAGCCGAGCGGGCTCGCCGACCTCACCGCGTTCCAACGCGACATTCTTCGATTCCTCGATCGCGAGGACCACCGCAAGGGGACCGCGATCCGGTCCGGGCTGGAGACGTACTACGGCGTCGACGTGAACCACGGCCGCCTCTACCCCAGCCTCGACCAGCTCGTCGAGAAGGGCTTCGTCGCGAAGTCCCAGCGCAACCGCCGAACGAACGACTACGCGCTCACCGACGCGGCCCGCGACGCGCTCGCCGACTACGACGCGTGGGCCGACGGCGACGAGGAGGGCGACACATGA
- a CDS encoding phage repressor protein: MRYSGDWMALVDDRVLEYLRENGSGSPTEMKEEGPIRYSSQYIGRRCKKLKENGLVQHLGNGVYIITDDGEAYLDGRLDTQEWRYIDDDASEVTASSSEDIPGESNGGAT; the protein is encoded by the coding sequence ATGAGATATTCTGGGGACTGGATGGCACTCGTGGACGACAGGGTGCTCGAATATCTACGCGAGAATGGATCTGGGTCTCCTACAGAGATGAAAGAAGAGGGGCCGATCCGGTATTCGAGTCAATATATCGGTCGTCGATGTAAGAAATTGAAAGAAAATGGGCTCGTCCAGCACCTCGGGAACGGAGTCTACATCATCACCGATGATGGCGAAGCCTACCTCGACGGCCGGCTTGACACACAGGAATGGCGCTACATCGACGACGACGCCAGCGAAGTTACTGCCAGTAGCTCCGAAGATATCCCCGGTGAGTCGAACGGGGGCGCGACCTGA
- a CDS encoding TaqI-like C-terminal specificity domain-containing protein → MSQATLGSGPYRNSSLFSGYYLDERVADLDDWESDDEAEAAFEDLRELWELEGDYVASHGEDELIDQWIGEVLEILGFDTISEGTLPGGGGYVDRLLYESKEDRYKAADRKREGDREGMFSGASALLEAKQWGHDFEKRFSDERPYRDASHQVKYYLERTPTDLDWGILTDGKKWRLYGTKDYETQTYYEVDLPELLESGDLQQFKYFYCFFRPEAFIEIGGSSFLETVWSESETAAQELGEDLQDNVFTALRVLGKGFVENNDLGIDPEDESARAELKEQSLVLLYRLMFVLYAESRGLIDPEEPSANAEYHENFSLEEVRSDIIETAEGGDVESGAVFRDEYSTFSTTIWNRLTRLFELIDEGEEELDIPPYNGGLFDHDDHEFLAENEVSDPAIAEVIFRLSTTENDEGEYVPADYADLDTRHLGSIYEGLLEHEFRIAGPEGVAAVSEDGGQVWKPGDEVSVADAVEVVEEGGLYVVNDEGERKATGAYYTPDYVVTYIVEETVDPLIDEIDEELREEGLEPSDSEYFVEFYDAMLDLTILDPAMGSGHFLTKATGYLTEQVMSVVREQEIQSFDEQDIRRDISKEVIYGVDLNGMAVELSKLSMWLETLAADQPLAFLDHHLKAGNSLVGSDITEVLSDDTEENGGQLTLTQAFARVRQDTLEHVMELMSDLLAFDNDSLESVKSMEELYDEIREDPLYQRLFELANVHTAEEFGCDVPDDAYEQMAGAIEDEDDWAEIAGEDWFTAAQATAAEQDFFHWELEFPEVFFDLEGEKRSKAGFDIVVGNPPYGYRKIPSKSKKSYYESKYQSHQYNFEFYIYFTERAIEYCRKGGHISYLIPNTYLSADKFSNFRNVILDKSKISEIFYLGQSVFKSVTLESVIQHLIPSNDEGDTRIRFNRENGDRIDISEDYSIEQSKFREADDSVFGISLSPKRREIVEKMDKCQTNLGDITYTTVGINTGYIRDVMVSEEKENKNSHKMVSGRNIGRYELSWDGRWIQYDPELIEEYGDKARSLPPEYIFTNDKILLQRTRRGLNRKLVATLDENEYYNLNRVSNVVLDDDQDYRLDTLLGILNSELLDRYFNWVFDEYEVKPVHLRKLPIVSTGVEIDTEQFVSSSSELVEDPPSGVLELIGELARALSEYKSDRKQLNLNLLQYLRPYVGNTGITDIGLFQPASNPESMLHETSTSYENLRIGTATVDRESPNTVLIKATARYKPDDEDAYETDRWGYTETDLLPAFRITDLTETEADLIEHFVPVAVDEEIAGFYEQATKTNSLVDRLKAIELPDVDDVADDLANYLDTVERAEELDQKIAKTDALIDEIVYELYGLTDEEIEIVEEAVGK, encoded by the coding sequence ATGAGCCAAGCGACGCTCGGGAGTGGTCCCTACCGAAACTCCAGTCTCTTCTCTGGCTACTATCTCGACGAACGCGTTGCCGACCTCGACGACTGGGAATCCGACGACGAGGCCGAAGCGGCGTTCGAAGATCTCCGCGAACTCTGGGAACTGGAGGGCGACTACGTCGCCTCTCACGGCGAGGACGAACTGATCGACCAGTGGATCGGTGAGGTCCTGGAGATCCTCGGGTTCGACACGATCTCCGAGGGAACGCTTCCGGGCGGCGGCGGGTATGTCGACCGGCTCCTCTACGAGTCGAAGGAAGATCGGTACAAGGCTGCTGACCGGAAGCGCGAGGGCGACCGAGAGGGGATGTTCTCGGGAGCGTCCGCGCTGCTCGAAGCCAAACAGTGGGGCCACGACTTCGAGAAGCGATTCAGCGACGAACGGCCCTATCGCGACGCCTCACACCAGGTAAAGTACTACCTCGAACGGACGCCGACTGATCTCGACTGGGGGATCCTCACTGACGGAAAGAAGTGGCGGCTCTACGGGACCAAAGACTACGAGACACAGACCTACTACGAGGTCGACCTACCGGAGCTGCTCGAATCTGGGGACCTCCAGCAGTTCAAGTACTTCTACTGTTTCTTCCGGCCCGAGGCGTTCATCGAGATCGGCGGAAGCTCGTTCCTCGAAACCGTCTGGTCGGAGTCCGAGACCGCCGCGCAGGAACTCGGTGAGGACCTCCAAGACAACGTGTTCACTGCGCTGCGGGTCCTCGGGAAGGGCTTCGTCGAGAACAACGACCTCGGGATCGACCCGGAAGACGAGTCGGCGCGGGCCGAACTGAAAGAGCAGTCGCTCGTGCTGCTGTACCGGTTGATGTTCGTCCTCTACGCGGAGTCGCGCGGGCTGATCGACCCGGAAGAGCCGAGCGCGAACGCGGAGTATCACGAGAACTTCAGCCTCGAAGAGGTTCGGAGCGACATCATCGAGACGGCCGAGGGCGGCGACGTCGAGTCGGGTGCCGTGTTCCGCGACGAGTACAGCACGTTCTCCACGACGATCTGGAACCGGCTCACGCGGCTGTTCGAACTGATCGACGAGGGCGAAGAGGAACTCGACATCCCGCCGTACAACGGGGGGCTGTTCGACCACGACGACCACGAGTTCCTCGCGGAGAACGAGGTCTCGGACCCGGCGATCGCGGAGGTCATATTCCGGCTGTCGACCACGGAGAACGACGAGGGCGAGTACGTCCCGGCGGACTACGCCGACCTCGACACGCGCCATCTCGGATCGATCTACGAGGGGCTGCTCGAACACGAGTTCCGAATCGCGGGGCCGGAGGGGGTCGCCGCGGTCTCGGAGGACGGCGGGCAGGTGTGGAAGCCGGGCGACGAGGTGTCGGTCGCGGACGCGGTTGAGGTCGTAGAAGAGGGCGGGCTGTACGTCGTCAACGACGAGGGCGAGCGGAAGGCCACGGGCGCATACTACACGCCCGACTACGTCGTGACGTACATCGTCGAGGAGACGGTTGACCCGCTGATCGACGAGATCGACGAGGAACTCCGCGAGGAGGGGCTCGAACCGAGTGACTCGGAGTACTTTGTCGAGTTCTACGACGCGATGCTGGACCTGACGATCCTCGATCCCGCGATGGGATCAGGCCACTTCCTGACGAAGGCGACGGGATACCTCACCGAGCAGGTGATGAGCGTCGTTCGCGAACAGGAGATCCAGTCGTTCGACGAGCAGGACATCCGCCGTGATATCTCGAAGGAGGTGATCTACGGCGTCGACCTGAACGGGATGGCGGTCGAGCTGTCGAAGCTCTCGATGTGGCTCGAAACGCTCGCGGCGGACCAGCCGCTCGCCTTCCTCGATCACCACCTCAAGGCGGGGAACTCGTTGGTCGGCAGCGATATCACAGAAGTTCTCTCCGACGACACCGAGGAGAACGGCGGCCAGCTCACGCTCACGCAAGCGTTCGCGAGAGTCCGGCAGGACACGCTCGAACACGTGATGGAGCTGATGTCAGACCTGCTCGCGTTCGACAACGACTCCTTAGAGAGCGTCAAGTCGATGGAGGAGTTGTACGACGAGATCCGCGAGGATCCGTTGTATCAGCGCCTCTTCGAGCTGGCGAACGTCCACACCGCCGAGGAGTTCGGCTGCGACGTACCCGACGACGCGTACGAGCAGATGGCGGGTGCGATCGAAGACGAGGACGACTGGGCGGAGATCGCGGGTGAGGACTGGTTCACGGCGGCGCAGGCGACGGCGGCGGAGCAGGACTTCTTCCACTGGGAACTGGAGTTCCCCGAGGTATTCTTCGACTTAGAGGGCGAAAAGAGGAGTAAAGCAGGATTTGACATTGTCGTAGGGAACCCGCCATATGGGTATCGCAAGATCCCATCTAAATCGAAAAAGTCTTACTATGAATCAAAATACCAGTCACACCAATATAACTTCGAATTTTATATATACTTCACAGAAAGGGCGATAGAATACTGTCGGAAAGGAGGCCATATATCATATCTTATCCCTAATACGTACTTGTCAGCAGACAAGTTTTCCAACTTCAGAAACGTAATACTGGATAAATCAAAAATATCTGAAATATTCTACCTCGGACAGAGCGTATTCAAGAGTGTGACATTAGAATCGGTGATCCAACATCTTATTCCATCTAATGATGAAGGCGATACCAGAATCAGATTCAATCGTGAAAACGGGGATCGCATAGATATCTCTGAAGATTATAGCATTGAACAGTCTAAATTCAGGGAAGCAGATGACTCCGTATTTGGAATTAGTTTATCCCCAAAGCGGAGAGAAATTGTCGAAAAAATGGATAAATGCCAAACTAATCTTGGAGATATAACCTATACGACGGTCGGAATCAACACTGGATATATTCGGGATGTTATGGTTTCAGAGGAAAAGGAAAACAAGAATTCCCACAAAATGGTGTCGGGAAGGAACATCGGTAGATACGAACTTTCTTGGGATGGTCGCTGGATCCAGTATGACCCAGAACTCATCGAAGAGTATGGTGACAAAGCACGTAGTCTTCCTCCAGAGTATATCTTTACGAATGATAAAATATTGTTACAACGCACGCGAAGAGGCCTGAATCGGAAATTGGTCGCAACGCTAGATGAGAATGAATATTATAATCTCAACCGTGTATCAAATGTGGTTCTGGATGACGATCAGGACTACAGACTAGACACGCTTTTGGGGATATTAAACTCTGAGCTTCTGGACAGGTACTTCAACTGGGTATTTGATGAGTATGAGGTGAAGCCTGTCCACCTTCGGAAACTTCCGATAGTTAGCACAGGTGTTGAGATTGATACTGAACAGTTTGTAAGTAGTTCTTCTGAGTTAGTCGAGGACCCTCCCTCTGGTGTGCTTGAGCTTATTGGAGAACTAGCAAGGGCATTGAGCGAATATAAGTCGGATCGGAAGCAGCTGAATCTGAACTTATTACAGTATCTGCGACCATACGTAGGGAACACGGGAATAACGGATATTGGCCTCTTTCAGCCTGCGAGCAACCCTGAGTCGATGTTACATGAAACATCGACCTCTTACGAGAACCTCCGAATTGGCACTGCCACCGTCGATCGCGAGTCCCCTAACACAGTCTTGATCAAGGCCACCGCTCGCTACAAGCCCGACGACGAGGATGCCTACGAAACGGATCGGTGGGGCTACACCGAGACGGACCTCCTGCCTGCGTTCCGGATCACGGACCTCACGGAGACGGAGGCGGACCTGATCGAGCACTTCGTGCCGGTCGCCGTCGACGAGGAGATTGCTGGGTTCTACGAACAAGCGACGAAGACGAACTCGCTGGTCGACCGGTTGAAGGCGATCGAGTTGCCCGACGTCGACGACGTGGCCGACGACTTGGCGAACTACCTCGATACGGTCGAGCGCGCCGAGGAACTCGACCAGAAGATCGCGAAGACCGACGCCCTGATCGACGAGATTGTCTACGAGTTGTACGGACTCACCGACGAGGAGATCGAGATCGTTGAGGAAGCCGTAGGAAAGTGA
- a CDS encoding M42 family peptidase produces MTANATFDFDLLARLTDAPGPVGYEDRVRDVVRDELPAVDAVRSDAMGNVVATVEGSADPDYEVLVAAHMDEIGLIVSHVDDGFLSVEPLGGWNPDALRGHPVTVHTRDGDYDGVVGINAAHTAAEEAPEDWTLDDAYVFTGLDPDEATEAFGVGDVVTFDSDLREMGECVSGSALDDRAGVYVMLEAARLADPDVTVHYAATVQEEVGLRGAAALGVDVDPDLVVALDGTLEQSYPGVDPSNAITTLGDGVGIKRKDASVIPTAEVVERFESVAETRDIAFQREVSWNIGTDTAALQNAGGARPVGALSIPVRYHHSAVETADARDVEAAVDLLTAFLDSEDGTDYAPD; encoded by the coding sequence GTGACCGCGAACGCGACGTTCGATTTCGACCTGCTGGCGCGCCTGACTGACGCCCCCGGTCCCGTCGGCTACGAGGATCGGGTGCGCGACGTCGTGCGCGACGAACTCCCGGCCGTCGACGCCGTGCGATCGGACGCGATGGGGAACGTCGTCGCGACCGTCGAAGGGAGCGCGGACCCCGACTACGAGGTGCTCGTCGCCGCGCACATGGACGAGATCGGGCTCATCGTGAGCCACGTCGACGACGGGTTCCTCTCCGTGGAGCCGCTCGGGGGCTGGAACCCGGACGCGCTCCGCGGGCACCCGGTCACCGTCCACACCCGGGACGGCGACTACGACGGGGTGGTGGGAATTAACGCCGCGCACACGGCCGCGGAGGAGGCCCCCGAGGACTGGACGCTCGACGACGCCTACGTGTTCACCGGTCTCGACCCCGACGAGGCGACCGAGGCGTTCGGCGTCGGCGACGTCGTGACGTTCGACAGCGACCTCCGCGAGATGGGCGAGTGCGTCTCCGGCTCCGCGCTGGACGACCGGGCGGGCGTGTATGTGATGTTGGAGGCCGCGCGGCTCGCCGACCCGGACGTGACCGTCCACTACGCCGCGACGGTCCAGGAAGAGGTCGGACTGCGGGGCGCGGCCGCCTTAGGCGTCGACGTCGACCCCGACCTCGTCGTCGCGCTCGACGGGACGCTCGAACAGTCGTACCCCGGCGTCGACCCGTCGAACGCGATCACGACGCTCGGTGACGGCGTCGGGATCAAGCGGAAAGACGCGAGCGTCATCCCGACGGCCGAGGTCGTGGAACGGTTCGAATCGGTCGCCGAAACCCGCGACATCGCCTTCCAGCGCGAGGTGTCTTGGAACATCGGGACCGACACCGCCGCCCTCCAGAACGCTGGAGGCGCGCGCCCCGTCGGCGCGCTCTCGATCCCCGTCCGGTACCACCACTCCGCCGTCGAGACGGCCGACGCGCGCGACGTCGAGGCCGCCGTCGACCTGCTCACGGCGTTCCTCGACAGCGAGGACGGTACGGACTACGCGCCGGACTGA
- a CDS encoding twin-arginine translocation signal domain-containing protein: MQKSRRDVLKGSAGTTLLTGLAGCSASDRIPPSLNPLGDAPAIKFRFDGFAGQRYEITHTGGDTVDATRVRVQYTEVDSGEQKYIKWNLFGKVNSELDISPDKTLTTPTGVEGGTKIRVIWVPQNGDDNRTIGVYEVQKLD, translated from the coding sequence ATGCAAAAATCTCGACGGGACGTGTTGAAGGGTAGTGCAGGGACGACACTTCTCACTGGATTGGCGGGATGTTCAGCGAGCGATCGGATTCCGCCCAGTTTGAATCCGCTCGGGGATGCACCGGCGATCAAATTCAGGTTCGACGGCTTTGCTGGGCAACGCTACGAGATCACCCATACTGGTGGTGATACTGTAGATGCTACCCGTGTCCGTGTACAATATACGGAGGTTGACAGCGGGGAGCAAAAATACATCAAGTGGAATCTGTTTGGTAAAGTGAACTCAGAGCTGGACATCTCTCCAGACAAGACACTCACAACGCCAACAGGGGTTGAAGGCGGAACCAAGATTCGTGTGATCTGGGTACCGCAAAACGGCGACGATAACAGAACGATTGGTGTGTACGAAGTTCAGAAGCTGGATTGA